ActgcttctcagactacctgatgcacaCGAGTAGTCCAAGGCACTTCCTGCTTGCCCATGCCCTGCTCTTGCTAGcaatgttcacatgagcagtgccagccaatccaagggcagcaggaagtgtaTACGGACTATTAGTGGGAATCAGGTAGTCTGAAAAGCGGTTCGGCCATCTTGGATGGTGGAAGAGGAACCTGGGAATTGGCAGATCTGTAACCGAAAAGATGAAAACGAGGGCACCAGGCATGTGTTGGGGTCCTTAGCCAGTTCatgtgatttcttttttttttagaactggaGGGTGGCTTTAAAGTGACTTTGTGCTATGATATCTAAAAATGTTAAATCACAAAAATTTGCATCAGGACAGGCTTACTTAGCCACCCAGGAGGCCCAAaggtagagtaggtcccactcggtCACAAAGAGTTTGACCGCTTCGCCtggcaaacagctgattgtcagagGGGCTGCATCTACAAATGGCGCTAAGTCTACTTTCAGGGTTCGCGCATGAACTggagttaaatttaaaaaaaaaaattatttcttctCCCTCAATCTCCCCATCATATGCATGTTAATGAGGCTCCGGCAGTAACTATTTCATGTCTTTGCGCATGCACCGTATTGTATACATATACCTTAGCAACTATTTTTTCGTTGCTTCAATgtatctataataaaaaaaaataaaaaaaaataagaaagtaATTTTATACATAGGCTTCAATAAAAATCTGAAACCATTTCGGTGTACATCTCCTATGCGGACCTATGCGTctctatggttacagactacaaacacatCCTGTATGTAGTCAGATTTTGCAGTTCTAGGTTAGCAAGAAGAGGGGAAAGCTGGACACACGTAGACATGTATACTGCAAGATTTAAAGGGGTGGTGCCAAgtttacaagttatcccctatccacaggatggtagataactaactgattggtgagggtcccccACTAATCCCAAGAATGGGGGTTTCGTCCCCTGATCTGATGGGGTGGCAGGTTTCGGCATATGCtattttctatgggactgccggagtgTTCGCATAtatagaatgaatggagcagggggGGGGAAATGCTCAGATCAGTTGACCGGGACCCTCATTCTCAGGAGCAGTCTGAAAACAACTGATCCCAAGAACGAGGGGCTCATTCCCCTGATCTGTTGAAACGGCAGGTCTGGGCATATGGGCATacgccattcattttctatgggactcCTGAAGACGCACTTGACAATTTTCAGTGGTCGTAAGGAGAatgaatagagcagcagggcGCATGCTCAATCTGCCTTTCCATTAGATCGGGAGAACGGGACCCtcattctcagaaacagtgggcgTCCCAGCAGTCTGACCCCAACTGATCCCGAGAATGGGGGTCCTGTTCCCCCGATCTGATGGAGCGGCAGGTTGGGGCATACGccctactgctccattcattttgtaTGGGACTCCCGAAGACAGCCACGTACAGCACTCGACAATTTTCGGTTATGGAGCGGCAGGGTGCATGCTCGATCAGATCGGGAGACCCCTGTTCTCAGGATCGGTGGTAGTCCCAGTGGTTGGATGCCCACCGATCAGTAGATAGGGGACAACTTGTACACTTGGCGCAACCCATTTAAATCACACGATGATGGCATCCCATGGCTGAAGGAGACATGTGGGTCACCCACTTCCACTGgtggataggtcttcagtaggACGGCATCAACACCCCTGATGTAGCGAAGTGATTCACCGCTCCTGAATGTTCAAAGTTATTTAATGCCAATGAAAGCACGGTTTGCGGCGGACTGACCCTGCCAAGCTGCGATGATTCATTTTCCCAGGTGGGACGGTCGGCCGCTTTTTCACTCCTTGCTACACTTAAGATGCCTTCATTTACTTCACACCTTTAAGTGAGGGCTCAAGGACAAGGCCCTTAGCAGGGTCACCTCCGACTGTAATGTGTATCAAGAGATCATGTCAATAGAGATGAAAATGTGACACGTAAAACACGTAGCGCTACACATAGGGCATCTAGGTAGATAGAAGAGGATGCAGGCGGAGGTGcggggagttggacccccgccaatcagatattgatgacatatcctgaggttAGGTCCTCAATATTATACACCCAGAAAACCCCTGGATATATGAAGTTGTTCACTATCTACAGGGTAGGGGAAGGCGTAGCTAccatggaagcaggggaagcgtctGCTacggggcccaggaggaggacaaATGGATTTATTTTCAGGACCCAGGGAGCGGGGAGTATGGTTCTCCTAGTCCTAGCAAtggtattactcaccgctcctTGGTCTTCTCCAGGCTCCTGCTCTGCGCTAAGTTCTGGAAGCGTCAGGTCACAGTGTAGTGTGTGGTGGACTGGGGGGGTTGGCGCTGAGCATGTGCACTACTACTCCATTTATCTTTACGGGACTGCCAATACAGCCAAGCACTGTACGTGTCAGTCCCATTGAGAATGCTCAACCTGCCTCCCTATTCATTTCAGAAGTATGGGGCCTCCGTTCTCATGATCACTGGTGGTCCCAGCGGTAAGACCCCGATGATCTGATACTAATCCCCAATCCTGTGGATAAGACATAACATATCTACACCAAAAGAGGGTCTACTgcttttccagaaacagcgccacatctgTCCACAGGCTGTGTCTGGATTTGCAGGTCAGTCTCATAAAAGTGATTGGAGGGATGGACTGACATGCGCAGCACCGCTCCATTCAGAGAGGGGACTCTggatcactgggggtcccagGGTTGTACCCCTCTCGATCCAATATTACATACTTTTTAAGGGATAACCCTTTAActgctgctatactgtatacaccAATCTCTCATCTGCTGCGGTTACCTGCTCTTTCCGTTCCACTTCCTTGGGTTGCGCAGGATCCTCGGAAAGCGAGGCCCGGAAATTCTGCGGACGGAATTCTACAAAACAAGCCAGTGAATGGGAAAATCTGCCCAATCGGACACACGTCGAGGAAGGAAAATGGTGCATCGCCCTCACCTTCCACTCCCAGGCCATCGGGGAAGAGAAGGCCCTGCACAGCGCAGCAGATGTCCTCGAAGATGCAGTTCTCCTCTCGGTCTGCATCAAACTGCGGGAAAAACAGAATCGGCGGGGGTCATGGCAGTACGACTGATGAGAAACACTTAGGAGAGGTGTAAACCAAAACAATGGAGGGAAAGGACCCGTCCACCTGAGAAACAGGGAGCGGGGCAATACCCTTTCTTGCTAGGTATATTGTAAATGATGTCCAGTAGGGGGCAGACTTGCGTCAGGTCCTACTGCATTGCAGCATCACAGATCTGTCCTTTAGTTTGAAAAGCATCTGTCAGGAGGATCAACTCCACCAGTCaatgggttgatcctgctgacacatGCACATTAAAAAGAGACACCCTGCAATAAAGAACTGGTAAAGTACTTACCTGGCAGATCCTGTGCTGCTGGTCCGGTTCTCCCAGTCGGGCTCTGCCACGGTGGCATCACAACGATAACACGTgaacgctgcagccaatcattagcCTCAATGCTGCACCAAAGAGGCCAGGGATTGGCTGCAGAGGACACGTGTTGTTAAAGGGGAACCGAAACCGGACCAGCAGTACAACATCTAACAGGTAAGTACTTACCAGTTCTTTATTGCAGGGGGATTCAGACGATTGCCCTTCGgaaactagacaacccctttaaagaggcttCTGACAGGTCTAATTTAGGAAATACTAATATTCCCCATGAACTAACAGCTCTGGGTCATGTTTTAAAGGAACGCTGCTattgttcctcagttattcctcctacaaaatgaatgtatgaataaattgaccacTGGGTGTAACAGTtgcgggtgtgtccctgcacagtctaactGATCGGTGTCCAATCTGACTGTATCAGACTGTGGAGAGACACACGCCTTGGACATGGGTAACACCCAATTGTCAATTTATTCTATTACCAGTACGGGACCCCCGCACATgagcggccaccctccattcatctcaataggagttccgaaaatagcagagcgctgacttggctattttttggaagtcccatagcgtaTGCactgtgtgctctccttcacttcatggggccccgttctggagataggagcgggtcttAAAGTTGGCATAATGCctagcctagcgatatgccataagTATCtcacatgggacaacccctttaaagtgtcaaTGATATTTTAGAAAACTTGATATGGGATAGAGACATATGAAAggctttgatcggtgggggtctgagtgctgagacctccaCTGATCGAATTGAATGAGGAGAGGGAACTGCTCGCATAGAGACAGGCTCAacagaaagtctatgggcccatctCGATTCCATCTCTTTTGTGACAAGGAGAGAGAACGTTATAtgtgagcgcttctctctcctcattctagcgaTCCATGGAGGTCGTTAGTCAGGTAGACAGAAGTGCTCGCATAGTGCACTCTCTCTACTCACCACAGGAGACAGACTCagtagaaagtctatgggcccatctTGATTCCATCTCTTTTGTGACAAGGAGAGAGAACGTTATAtgtgagcgcttctctctcctcattctagcgaTCCATGGAGGTTGTTAGTCAGGTAGACAGAAGTGCTCGCATAGTGCACTCTCTCTACTCACCACAGGAGACAGACtcagtagaagtctatgggcccatcTCGATTCCATCTCTTTTGTGACAAGGAGAGAGAACGTTATAtgtgagcgcttctctctcctcattctagcgaTCCATGGAGGTCGTTAGTCAGGTAGACAGAAGTGCTCGCATAGTGCACTCTCTCTACTCACCACAGGAGACAGACTCagtagaaagtctatgggcccatctTGATTCCATCTCTTTTGTGACAAGGAGAGAGAACGTTATAtgtgagcgcttctctctcctcattctagcgaTCCATGGAGGTTGTTAGTCAGGTAGACAGAAGTGCTCGCATAGTGCACTCTCTCTACTCACCACAGGAGACAGACtcagtagaagtctatgggcccatcTCGATTCCATCTCTTTTGTGACAAGGAGAGAGAATGTTATAtgtgagcgcttctctctcctcattctagcgaTCCATGGAGGTCGTTAGTCAGGTAGACAGAAGTGCTCGCATAGTGCACTCTCTCTACTCACCACAGGAGACAGACTCagtagaaagtctatgggcccatctTGATTCCATCTCTTTTGTGACAAGGAGAGAGAACGTTATAtgtgagcgcttctctctcctcattctagcgaTCCATGGAGGTTGTTAGTCAGGTAGACAGAAGTGCTCGCATAGTGCACTCTCTCTACTCACCAGAGGAGACAGACTCagtagaaagtctatgggcccatctTGATTCCATCTCTTTTGTGACAAGGAGAGAGAACGTTATATGTGAgagcttctctctcctcattctagcgaTCCATGGAGGTCGTTAGTCAGGTAGACAGAAGTGCTCGCATAGTGCACTCTCTCTACTCACCACAGGAGACAGACCCagtagaaagtctatgggccatCTTGATTCCATCTCTTTTGTGACAAGGAGAgagaacattatatgtgagtgcttctctctcctcattctagcgaTCCATGGAGGTCGTTAGTCAGGTAGACAGAAGTGCTCGCATAGTGCACTCTCTCTACTCACCACAGGAGACAGACTCagtagaaagtctatgggcccatctCGATTCCATCTCTTTTGTGACAAGGAGAGAGAACGTTATAtgtgagcgcttctctctcctcattctagcgaTCCATGGAGGTCGTTAGTCAGGTAGACAGAAGTGCTTGCATAGTGCACTCTCTCTACTCACCACAGGAGACAGACTCAGTAGAAAGTCCATGGGCCCATCTCGATTCAGTCTCTTTTGTGACAAGGAGAGAGAACGTTATAtgtgagcgcttctctctcctcattctagcgaTCCATGGAGGTCGTTAGTCAGGTAGACAGAAGTGCTCGCATAGTGCACTCTCTCTACTCACCACAGGAGACAGACTCagtagaaagtctatgggcccatctTGATTCAGTCTCTCATGATGAGAGAGAGAGCATGATATACAAGctcttctctctccttgttctagcgACCCATAggctctcagcactcagaccaccaccaattgttagaacgaggagagaggcactcgcaTAGCATGCTTTCTCCCCTCGCTGCAAGAGAcaggctcaatagaaagtctatgggcctgtCTCGATTCCGTCTACTGTGGGGAGCAGAGAGATTGCGATATATGagctcttctctctcctcgttctaccGATCCACGGGGCTCTCAGCActtagacccccactgatcgctagaacgaggagagagaagtgctcgCTTACCATGCTGTCTCCCCTCACTGCAAGAGACAGGCTCAATAGAGCGTTGAGGAGAGAGAGTGCGACATACAagctcttctctctcctcgttctagcgatCCATGGGGGTCTGAGCGCTGAAATCCCACAGATCGCTAGAACAAGGAGTTAGAAAGAAGCACTCAGATACTGCAGTCACTCTCCTTGCCGCAGAAGACGgattcaatagaaagtctatgggcctgtCTCGATTCTGTCTCCTATGGCGAGGAGAGAGAGTCTGATATATCGATCTAGAGATCCAGAGGGTCTGAGTgccgagacccccactgatcgttAGAACAAGGAGAAAGAAGTGCTTGCACAGCGCGCTCTCTCCACTCGCCGCAAGAGAcaggctcaatagaaagtctatgggcctgtCTCGATTCTGTCTCCTATGGCGAGGAGAGAGAGTCTGATATATCGTTCTAGAGATCCAGAGGGTCTGAGTGCCGAGACCGCCACTGATCGttagaacaaggagagagaagtgTTTGAACAGCGCGCTCTCTCCACACGCCGCAAGATACAGGCTCAATAGAAATTCTACGGGACTGTCTCAATTCCGTCTCCTGTGGCGAGGAGAGAGAGTGCGATATACAAGTTCTCTCTCCTCTTTGAAGCCATCCATGGAGGTCTGAGACCCCCGCAGATCGtcagaacgaggagagagaagtgctcgCATAGCGCGGTCTCTTCCCTCACCGCAGGAGACGGAACCAATAGAAGTCTACGGGCCCGTCTagtgcagtgaggagagagagcgcGATACGTGAGTTCTTCTCTCTACTCGTTCTAGCGATCCATGGGGCTCTCAGCActtggaccaccaccgatcagaacCCTTCCTATGTCCCTATGAGTCCAGTAACCCTTTGAGTTGTATCTCACCCTAGCTATGAGCCCTTTGTCTTGGTAATACTTGACGATCAGAGGAAGGTTCTGTTTAAATGTCTCCAGCCTTCGGTCGATGGCATGGGCGTTATCATCTGGCCGTCCATGTTGTGCCGAGCGTCTTTCCAAACGTTGCCGTAGACGCTGGCTTGAACACGCCAAGAAGATCACCAGATCCGGGGTTCCAATCTgcgggcaacacagggacattttcACGCATTAGCTCACGTCATGTATGTACGTATGGGCGGTAGTCACTGACTCCACACCTGCTCCTCAAAGGTGAACGCCTGTCCTATGTCCCTCGGAAACCCATCAACGACAAAGCCGGCCGCATCCTGATGGTTGATGAATTGCTGCTTCAGCTCCTCGATGGTGGTTTCCTAATGGagatccccccccaaaaaaagacaaaaatctgTGTCAATTCTATACACACCAGAGTTCTCCAGTCCTTGTGGGGTCTACAGCTCTGCTTCCCCTCAGAATGGTCGGCGAcatcttctttaaaggggttatcccatgtaaaaaatgaaatttaggcatcataacaaagctagaaccagtcctatacctcacatggatccagagatctccccattcattgctctgctagatttatatcaagctgaaagctcaaggggagtgtcttttctcagGGACCATGCCCTTttggctgcagctggtggcagttgaaagataGAACTGAGCACGTGCTtccgtctcagtgagcaggacagagaaattagaaaaagagcaaacagcaggtggcgctatacagatagatttcagtaaaTAACTCAGtaactatacaacatttttaattacacacAATTAGAAAAGTATTCCGATCCAGGTGCTGGGTTGAAAAATGTTGACTATTTtatgtaggacaacccctttaatggacctTCCTGCATGGCTCCTTGAGACACATTATGAGAATTTCAAGCTAAATTTGAAGATCCATATTGAAATTAAACAGATGTTGTCGTCATAGAAAGAGTTGGAATATCGCTGCATGGGGGCCATAGTCATAATCCAGCTCTACTCTGCAGCCTCctgcttagggctcgttcacacgaacgtgccattccgcaaaacacggatgccgcccgtgtgccttctgcaatttgcggaacggaacaggaggctcatttgcctattcttgtccgcaaaacggacaagaataggacgtgtcttatcatttttgcggggtcactgaacggagcaacggatcacatggagtgctgtccgcctcttttgccgacccgttgaaatgaatggttccgtatacggaatgtaaAAACGCAAAAAacttccgcatccgttgctccgttccgtgaccccgcaaaaattatgagacatgtcctattcttgtctgttttgcggacaagaataggcatctctataatgggcctcctgttccgttccgcaaattgcggaaggcacaccggcgccatccgtgttttgcggatgcgcaatttgtggaccacaaaacacagcacggcttgtgtgaacaagcccttaggctaggtctacacgacattggtcgcaccaatgtcgcgcgacaatttttataatggcagtctatggtgtcgcactgccacatgcaacatgctgcgactgcgacgcgacagtcgcagcaaATCcattcgcatgttgcagtgcgacgccatagactgccattataaaaattgcggATTGCACACGGACACCAAATTTGAAACGCGGCCTTACCCTAATATCCAGTCCGCGCCGCGCTTCTCTTTTGGGGTTGGGGGAAGAGGCGTTTAATACTTACAGTAGGTGACTGCTAGAAGCAGGGGGTGTCACAGATGCTGTGATCTGCAGATTGCATTAAACCTAGCACAATCCTTTAATTTCttgtaaattcaattattttagtaCCCTGCTGCAATGACTGCTAGGTGCCAGCAGGGGGAGTATAACACTGTTTTCTAGTTTCTGCAGCGCTAACCCAAGTTTTGGATGCATTTCGAACCTGGAAGGAATGTACCATTTTCAGAGGGGCAATTTTTCAGGTCGTACCCTCCCGATTTGTCCGAGGCTCTGGAAGAGTTTGACTGACACGTGACCTGACAGAAGAAGTTATATTGTGGGACACTGCATACTAACATGCTGCCAGAGAGTATTCTCATGCTGGTTGGCTGAACCTCAACCAATCAGTgctaagattgtttttttttttctctctctcaaaTTACGTCAGTCCGTCAGGTCAGTTAGCTCCGCCCCTTTCCTTATGATCCAGTCACAGGAGGCCCCACCCCCACAGGGTGGACGCCTCACAGCCGGAGAAGACTAGGGGGGCGGTAAGTAGTCAGAGACTGAGGGGTCCtgtgaggagggagaggagaggatgATGGGGTCCtgtgaggagggagaggagaggatgATGGGGTCCtgtgaggagggagaggagaggatgATGGGGTCCtgtgaggagggagaggagaggatgATGGGGTCCtgtgaggagggagaggagaggatgATGGGGTCCtgtgaggagggagaggagaggatgATGGGGTCCtgtgaggagggagaggagaggatgATGGGGTCCtgtgaggagggagaggagaggatgATGGGGTCCtgtgaggagggagaggagagtaTGATGGGGTCCtgtgaggagggagaggagaggatgATGGGGTCCtgtgaggagggagaggagagtaTGATGGGGTCCtgtgaggagggagaggagagtaTGATGGGGTCCtgtgaggagggagaggagagtaTGATGGGGTCCtgtgaggagggagaggagaggatgATGGGGTCCtgtgaggagggagaggagaggatgATGGGGTCCtgtgaggagggagaggagaggatgATGGGGTCCtgtgaggagggagaggagagtaTGATGGGGTCCtgtgaggagggagaggagagtaTGATGGGGTCCtgtgaggagggagaggagaggatgATGGGGTCCtgtgaggagggagaggagagtaTGATGGGGTCCtgtgaggagggagaggagaggatgATGGGGTCCtgtgaggagggagaggagaggatgATGGGGTCCtgtgaggagggagaggagaggatgATGGGGTCCtgtgaggagggagaggagaggatgATGGGGTCCtgtgaggagggagaggagaggatgATGGGGTCCtgtgaggagggagaggagaggatgATGGGGTCCtgtgaggagggagaggagagtaTGATGGGGTCCtgtgaggagggagaggagagtaTGATGGGGTCCtgtgaggagggagaggagagtaTGATGGGGTCCtgtgaggagggagaggagaggatgATGGGGTCCtgtgaggagggagaggagaggatgATGGGGTCCtgtgaggagggagaggagaggatgATGGGGTCCtgtgaggagggagaggagagtaTGATGGGGTCCtgtgaggagggagaggagagtaTGATGGGGTCCtgtgaggagggagaggagaggatgATGGGGTCCtgtgaggagggagaggagaggatgATGGGGTCCtgtgaggagggagaggagaggatgATGGGGTCCtgtgaggagggagaggagaggatgATGGGGTCCtgtgaggagggagaggagaggatgATGGGGTCCtgtgaggagggagaggagagtaTGATGGGGTCCtgtgaggagggagaggagaggatgATGGGGTCCtgtgaggagggagaggagagtaTGATGGGGTCCtgtgaggagggagaggagagtaTGATGGGGTCCtgtgaggagggagaggagagtaTGATGGGGTCCtgtgaggagggagaggagaggatgATGGGGTCCtgtgaggagggagaggagaggatgATGGGGTCCtgtgaggagggagaggagaggatgATGGGGTCCtgtgaggagggagaggagagtaTGATGGGGTCCtgtgaggagggagaggagagtaTGATGGGGTCCtgtgaggagggagaggagaggatgATGGGGTCCtgtgaggagggagaggagaggatgATGGGGTCCtgtgaggagggagaggagaggatgATGGGGTCCtgtgaggagggagaggagaggatgATGGGGTCCtgtgaggagggagaggagaggatgATGGGGTCCtgtgaggagggagaggagagtaTGATGGGGTCCtgtgaggagggagaggagaggatgATGGGGTCCtgtgaggagggagaggagaggatgATGGGGTCCtgtgaggagggagaggagagtaTGATGGGGTCCtgtgaggagggagaggagagtaTGATGGGGTCCtgtgaggagggagaggagagtaTGATGGGGTCCtgtgaggagggagaggagaggatgATGGGGTCCtgtgaggagggagaggagaggatgATGGGGTCCtgtgaggagggagaggagaggatgATGGGGTCCtgtgaggagggagaggagagtaTGATGGGGTCCtgtgaggagggagaggagagtaTG
The Bufo bufo chromosome 8, aBufBuf1.1, whole genome shotgun sequence genome window above contains:
- the LOC120977173 gene encoding adenylate kinase isoenzyme 5-like, whose amino-acid sequence is MYYRPEDPINYLELCLQRVRNLGGPENVQWDTFLSGNLPSIRGNQGKKCTQKSEGSHARRCERLPPIQSQFSIDSDSDMTESSGLIQEYDVFDPNRPRPKIIFVIGGPGSGKGTQSTKMASHFGFICISVGEILRNQLIHHASSDRKWELIAQIISKGELAPPETTIEELKQQFINHQDAAGFVVDGFPRDIGQAFTFEEQIGTPDLVIFLACSSQRLRQRLERRSAQHGRPDDNAHAIDRRLETFKQNLPLIVKYYQDKGLIARFDADREENCIFEDICCAVQGLLFPDGLGVEEFRPQNFRASLSEDPAQPKEVERKEQSEVTLLRALSLSPHLKV